CTCAACGCAGTTAGGCTGTAAATGCAGAGATTGGGGTGTCTGGATTTGATAGCTATCTGATCAGTGGTGCTTCTGTGACCAGGAATGTTGCATGAAGTAGATGAGGTCCCAACTAAGCTTGCCTGGCAAGATGATGCAATGGCTGCCTCTGCACATGCGATCCCATCAACTGATGGTATTTCCAACCTGTAAACTCCATGTTTATCTGTAGTTCTGTTGACTGAGAATGATACTTGTTCTCTTGTTTTTGGAACAAATGCCCTGAAGTTGCAGGCTATTTGAACTTCTGCACCTGGTTTACACAATATCTCGATAATTAGAACCATGCTTTCTTTTAACTTAGTAAATAATACCCAAAGAACAAAACAGCAAAACTTGGAAAAAACCGTAGGTCGTTGTTGAGAAATTTCACCTGGTAAGAAGTAGCTGTGTCTGGAGAAGCTGTTGTTGGAGCAAATGTCACAATAAACAAGGCCCATGACAGTGATCTGGGCATTATTTTTTGCTGGCTCAGGTTTCAAAGAGAATGCCTTAATGAAcagagaagaaaaaaggaagagaaTCATTAGGTTCATGGCAGCAAATTTTGGGAGATGAGAGACAAACTTCCACATAGCTTTTCCCTATGAATGGTTGGCTTCAATGAATAGCTTATAGAGCATTTACCATGAAGTTGAAGATGGGTTTTGGAGTGTGGATAGAggatagtagtagtagtagtagtagttgGTGGAGATACAACTGTAAGCAAAAGTGGAGGAACTTTATCCTTTTTCACAAGAAAACATAGACATGTGAATGTATTTTGGCAATATGTGGACTTGATGGGGTAGGAGAGAGAAGAGAGTAGCTTGTTTTATGTGGGTTAGTGCCTTCATTTGTCACATTCATTGtggggttttattttttagaccAAAAGTTTATAATAAGCTCAAAATCACTTGCTCAAGATTCTCCCTAGCTCAAATTAGCATGCAAAAAGACTAGTTAGCAAA
The sequence above is a segment of the Gossypium raimondii isolate GPD5lz chromosome 4, ASM2569854v1, whole genome shotgun sequence genome. Coding sequences within it:
- the LOC105780144 gene encoding uncharacterized protein LOC105780144, which produces MWKFVSHLPKFAAMNLMILFLFSSLFIKAFSLKPEPAKNNAQITVMGLVYCDICSNNSFSRHSYFLPGAEVQIACNFRAFVPKTREQVSFSVNRTTDKHGVYRLEIPSVDGIACAEAAIASSCQASLVGTSSTSCNIPGHRSTTDQIAIKSRHPNLCIYSLTALSFRPSKRNVALCGK